From Candidatus Omnitrophota bacterium:
ATTAACCGGGAAAACCTGGCTTCAGTACTCTTTTAGCATTTGGAGGGATATTCAAAAAAACACTGAAGAGAGAAAGCTGAAACATCCAGCCATGTTCCCTATCAGTATGGGAGAAAGGCTTATTGAAATATTTTCAAATAATAACAATGAATTAGTATTAGATCCTTTTATGGGTAGCGGAAGTACTATAATTGCCGCTCAAATTAAGCAAATGAAGGGGATAGGAGTTGAATTAAGTAAAGAATATTGTGAAATGGCAAAAAAGAGACTTGAAGAAACCTATAAAAGCATGTTTGAAGAAGCAAATTATAAAATAATATGCGATTCAGCGTTAAATATTGGGAAACATTTGAAGCCAAAATCGATTGATATCACCATTACCTCACCGCCCTATTGGGATATTTTGAATAGAAAGCGTTCGGCAGACAAGAAAGATATTCAAAACTACGGTAATTCAAAGCATGATTTAGGTAATATCGAAAGCTATGAAGAATTCTTAAATTTATTACAAAATGTATTTAAGGAAGTCTACGTGGCTACTAAGCCGAATCGATATTGCATAGTGGTAGTTATGGATATAAGAAAGAAGTCTAAACTATATCCTTTTCATCAAGATATTACCAAGAAAATGGAAGAAATCGGATTTAATCTTAACGATATTATTATATG
This genomic window contains:
- a CDS encoding DNA methyltransferase, which encodes MAERLNKLTGKTWLQYSFSIWRDIQKNTEERKLKHPAMFPISMGERLIEIFSNNNNELVLDPFMGSGSTIIAAQIKQMKGIGVELSKEYCEMAKKRLEETYKSMFEEANYKIICDSALNIGKHLKPKSIDITITSPPYWDILNRKRSADKKDIQNYGNSKHDLGNIESYEEFLNLLQNVFKEVYVATKPNRYCIVVVMDIRKKSKLYPFHQDITKKMEEIGFNLNDIIIWDRQKEYNSMRPLGYPYSFIVNKVHEYILIFRKGEK